CACTCAATGTCAAACTGCCACCTCTCCAGCACCTCGTTGGTCTCCAGACATGTGATCACCAGCACCAGCTTCTGCACTGTGCAGTCAAACAGCCACTCTGCAATACAGAGACACGAGTTACACACCAGACTACAGTAAAAAGAAACAAGATATACTGTGAGGGAATGAAAATAGAAAACAATGATCAAGATGGCTGAAACCTAACTCAAAGACCTTCTGGCAAGGCTATAGGGTCTttccatttgatttcaatcacttttgaccgcaccccttttgatttgagcTAAACTTTCCATACATATTTTCCCgtggtagaagtggtcagaaagtgccTTTTTTGACTTCTACATTTACTCaagcagtattttactgggtgactttcaattGAGTCATTTTCAATTAGGGTATCTCTACTTTCACTCCAgaatgacaattggatacttttttcGGAGTTAATTAAGATCACAGAGATAAAAATCACTGTACTGTCTGACATGGCagtcactgccccccccccccaaaaaaaataacgTTCTGCACATGTGCTAAATTCAACTAAATGTCGTTTATTTCATTCTGTACCTTTGAGTTGAGATACCACGTTGGTCAAGTAGTTCTTCAGTTTGGTGTCAGTAGTGAGTTGAAGGctcatgtcatactgggtgactCGGGAGAACGTCTCCGGAGGGTAGATCCCTCGCTGGTACAGGATGCTGTTGATACCGAATGCTGCAGGGAGAAAAACAACGTAACTACTTAAACGTTACAACCAACTACACAGGTAGGTAGTTAACTTATCTACAAAATACAGAATGTTAATAACTAAGATTGAAGCAAATACATTTACAACGTATGGCCGTGCACAAATGCGGATGTGGAAGCTGAAAACAATGTTGGCTAACTTCCACAAAGAAAAACCTCGCCATGTTATTCATGCTGCATGCCTTTCCTTTTTATTTGATCAGTCACAAAAACTGCCCAAATAAAACCAAGTCGGTGAAATACTTACAGAAAAACTCGGCCACAAGCTCAGCGCTTCCTTTCAGGGTAATACCTTTCAGTGTGCTCGTCATTATTGAACTATTTAGTTATATCCttttattgtattgtattttctCGTCAGTTCTTTCTACCCGCCGCACAGTTTGAAATTTGTTAGCGTTGGACTTCCTGCGCATGCGTTTTACCAACGTGTCGCATAGTTGATGACGTTTCAACAATGTTGGCTTTTTTACCCTAGAGGGCAATGTTCACTAGATTTCGAGATTTACAAACTTCTGCAGGTAATTTCTCATCCATGCCATTATATAAGAAGCTTCCAGACATAGCATATTATGTTATTACAATaacatgcttttccaacaataaCCAAGCTCCTCCCCGccactgtttcggtaaaaagctgagggatggcgCTGCAGAAATGTAATCACTCAAATTCACAGACAGtgtatggatgcaaggactgatcatccatgatatcaaaatcatagtttgaaccatgttttgaggctatacagtgtttgtaaaacaagcttatattttgagtTCTGATAAGGTACGACAGataaactaagctcatgagtcatttatacgttatattcttcaagaatcaacggGTGCATATCATTTCATTCATAAATCCAATAATGGATGTAGCAAccgctgattgcccctttaaccatTCAATTTTTTTCTCAACATGTTCTTACTGTAGACTGTTTCAACACTATTATCCTTTACTGTCTAATTCATAGGCCACAACAAAGTCATTATGACTTACAGGGTTTGAGGTTTGACGATCTTCTTCACCATAATCTTTTTTTAGAGATAGCAATAGTGCTGCTGGGAAAAGTTATTGGTAAATATGAAAGGATCCCATTACCCTTTAACCTCTCACCCTTTACCCTTTGACCACCACTTGGCCTTTCTTTTTTCATTTTAGATGAGCTATAACACACCGTCAAGTCAAAAACCATATGTGCAACAATCTTACATTTTTCCAGCGATAACTATATCGTCTGCCAGATGTCACAACACAGTTGAGGAATAATGCCACAACTGAAAATGTAATGTTGTCTATGGAAAGCACTTTCTCTTTCCTGGTACTGTAGAAAACTATACAGGCTATCAGCCTAACAGTGAAATCATCTTTTGCACAGTACTCACACGTTGGCCATTGAAACATGCATTATCCCTACCACAGGCATGATGTTCTCATTCATCATCCTATCAATAAGTTATGAAAGTTCTGTGAACATCCAGACAAGGGTAAAGAACACAAAAGCCCATCAACTAAATGCAGGATTTAAGAGGTGTAGAATACACCATAGcagggttgtgtttgtgtgtaaaatATAGCCGATAGTCTTTCCCCAGTCCTGGTACTCCCCGGTGCCCCAGCAAAAGTTACCTTCGATCAAGTACAGtacaggagaaggagaggacaaACCTAAAGTGAACCAGATGTCTCTCATAACGTTGAAGAGGCTGCAGACTAGTTTAGGCCTCACACAGGTCAGCTGTGACAAAGAttcattttcatttatttttattttttttgtgacGAATtgagccaggagtttttcctgaccatgtgactgAATATATGGTCTGGAGTTTTTCCTGTTCAGGTCATGTGGTCAAGAAAAACGCCTGGTCCTATAGCCCGGCCTGTACATACGCTGAGTATTGCAAACATtcggaacatcttcctaatattgagttgcaaccccccttttgccctcagaacagccacaagtcgttggggcatggactctacaaggtgttgaaagcgttccgcagttgtgtcaagttggctggatgtcctttgggtgctggaccattcttgatacacacaggaaactgttgagcgtgaaaaacccagcagtgttgcagttcttgacacaaatcgatgcgcctggcatctactaccataccctgttcaaaaacatttacatgtttttatcttgcccattcaacctctgaatggcacacacaccagtccatgtctcaattgtttcaagacttgcaaatccttctttaacccgtctcctccctttcatctacactgattgaagtggatttaacaagtgacatcaataagggatcatagctctcacctggattcacctggtcagtttatgtggAAAGagtggaaagagaaggtgttcttaatgttttgtcgctgtatatattttttgaatagGCCTACGAATGCAACAAAGTCCTTCATTctcacatttctgtttgaatttgaaCAAAGCCTTTGCTTTAAATGAGCAAAAATGTGATAACTTTCCAATGACGATAAAAAGGAAGGTTGGTGGTCCTCCCTCTGGCCTTGAACAACAGTATTGGCCAAGTGGTGCTTGAGTTTGGTCCAATCCCAGCCCATTGAATAACCAACTAACTGGCTGTCATTTTTCAGATTGTGCAATCGAACTGTTCAATAATTGTATCCAAGGACCTCAGCACCAGTGTTACGTTTCACAAAAGAGACAGTGGTTGCTGGCATGAAATCCTCTCAAGAGTAAAAGTTATACTATTTCACAAAAAGTGAAAAGAGttgtctttctcttctctcttttggGTGCCAGCAACTCTTTTGAATGGCTTACTTGTTTTGAGTCCAGTTCCCAGTACCACTAGGCCTAAACTACTACTATTTTATCATTGTATAAATAGCAAATCACACTCCTGCTCTCAAACACCGCAACAAAACATTATAACAACATAATTCAAGTATAACAACTCCCCTTTTACATGCAAATGTGTATAATGACAGATTCTTAAAATAAGTGCTACTTAATTAATACCATATCAAGTTTGGCCACTGCTTATTATGTGAATCGAAACGTTAAATTCCCACCAGCACATGCCATGCGAGGTGTCAGGTTTGTGTGCTGATGTTATGCtgtcaacatacagtatgatgAAGTGTTTGTAGCAAATTCATTCTCCCAGGTCTTAGCAgatagcgagagggagagagaggacagattcTATCCCTTTAGTGACAGTGACAGATGTGTACACTTACCCTCCTGGCACTTTGCCTGTGTTCCATAAGCAACAGCTGgagattaacacacacacacgcacacacacacacacacacacacacacacacacacacacacacacacacacacacacacacacacacacacacacacacacacacacacacacacacacacacacacacacacacacacacacacaatgctttaTTATGtcatatacacgcacacacaccacaggatgtttatgctaggcctatagccctggcagagatgtgtatgtgtgtcctctAACGTTTCTCTGATTAATGATGGTCACTAAATACGATTCAGTGTCAGATTGTTAATGTCCTACAAGGTCTCTCTTTTCAAACAAGCTTTGTTAAACACAGGATAGTGATGGCTAATGCATAGTGTTTACTGTTTAATGGTAACCCCAGCTAACAATTCCAGGGGGAGAGaatgtttttgtaatgttaccGGTAATGTTCCCGTAATGTTTGAGTGTCCAGTTGTCCATTAGGGGAACATGCTATCTATGCTAGCAAAACAATTCTGATAACTTTTTTTAGCATGTTTTGGTGTTCAagttaggagaacattcccttaatgtcaagcAGAACTTATCTAGAACGCGGTTACAATATTCTTAGAATATACAACATTAATGTCCCAGACACATTTTATGGGACGTTGCAAGAACATCCCTATGTTTAACGTTCTTGACACGTTTTTTTgagaacgttgcaagaacattcctgcGTCCAGTTGTCTGTGGGTCAGGAGGATATTTCATCAACGTCACATCAAACGTACACAGAGCATGGATGCCATGTTCCCAGAATATAAGATCCGAATGTTCTAAACACGTTTCATGAGAACGTTGCAAGAAtattcatgtgtccagttttctgagggttaggagaatgttccatcaacgtcccaccaaacatacattgaacacacatactgtaactatcctatcacgctccctttctctttctatcCATTTTCTCCTCACTGTCCACTCATGCTCCGTCCCACACTCTCCTCCCCAGTGAAACCACTTGCAGTCGATGGTTCCAGACCTTCTCCTTCTCCAGCCCACATTATGTCTCGACCTTGCCTTTCCTGTCACGGTGCACAGCAGCACAGCTGTGTTTTCGTACAGGACCAGTCAGAGGGCAGCTGGCTCCCTGTCTATATGAGACTCTGTGACTCTGCTGTGGAGAGGCCTGCTGAGTTCATAGAGCCAATCTAGCATGTTTCTTTTTTTAAGTCTTTATTTTTGGGGTCTGCTAGAATGAACTGTGGGAGGACGATCCAGCAACTTTCcatttgctgtctgtctgtgcttgcctgcctgccggccgctctctcgctctcttctcctaATCTACCTATCCATCTCAGTCAGCCTTATCATCAGAAGGCTTTCCTCCAGCCAGGGCCCATTTCCCAGGATGCACCAATGTTATTTTTTTACACCCGTATAGTCAGTTAGCCAGATGTATATGCTGAGCCCATAAATCAGTTGACGATCACTGTAAACTTTGAATACTCATGACAAACACACGTTGTGTTGTGCTTGTGGGGGTAcgaggaggagtgtgtgtgtgcacgtgtgtgtgcacgcaagcatatgcgtatgtgtgtgtttgcatgagtGTGTGCAGGCgtgcggatgtgtgtgtgtttgtttcactCCCTGGTTTTGGCACAACTGCCCGGTTGCATACATCCAGCCCTTGCAGCCCTGACGCAACCAATAACACAACTCATCTGGTTTTGTTTATCCCTGCTGTGTGTGGATGCGTATTAGTAGATTCCCTCTTGTTTTGGCATTGCAAAATAGCCACTCTGCTGAAAACACGGACTGGTACTGGGAAAGTTTGTGTTGAAGCACGGATCACAATCCAACACCAAACATAGGCCATATTGGTCGTGGAATGAAGCAAAACTGTTCAAGAAAGCATCGTATGagattgtgtatgtgtttatATTTATGGGCATTTTAACGTGTTTTTACATGTTTCATTACATGTCAAGCATCAGACTAGTGTCTCAGACACACATCTGCAGATCCATCATGCCCAGGGGCccatgcacagacacacgcacacacaaacagtccTGTGTTATCTTTACCATTGTAGCGCACCTTTGCCGTGTATACTATCCAATGAGAGAGGCCATAAATTGAGGTAAGAAAACTATTTTAAACAGGGTTTATGTATGGTGAAAGAGGGTCAGTGTGCCTGGGTGAAAACAGTGCTCATTCATCTAGTgtcagaggttgtgtgtgtgtgtgtgtgtgtgtgtgtgtgtgtgtgtgtgtgtgtgtgtgtgtgtgtgtgtgtgtgtgtgtgtgtgtgtgtgtgtgtgtgtgtgtgtgtgtgtgtgtgtgtgtgtgtgtgtgtgtgtgtgtgtgtgtgtgtgtgtgtgtgtgtgtgtggggggaaggGATGGGCCTAGAAACGGAAGACAAAAAACTGTGAGACAAGGGCTTAATCCTGGACACATGAAAAGTAGGCTGAACACGAAGGGTACGGGTCAACAGCAGACGGACAGCAGTGGGACTAATGACTCTAGAAATGGGGAAAGGACCAATGAAACGAGGGGAAAGTTTACGGGATTCTACCCGGAGGGGTAGGTCCCGAGTGGACAACCATACCCTCTGCCTGACCCGATAGCGAGGAGCCAGAGTCCGGTGGCAGTCTGCTTGTCAACGATACCTCGAGGTTGTCTTGAGAAGAGCTGCCCGAGCAAACATCTGGGCTGAAGGTATGTTGAAAAACATCTGGGCTGAAGGTATGTTGACCTTCGCTTCTTGCTCTGGGAAGAGCAGGGGCTGATATCCCATGGAGCATTCGAAGGGGGATAGTCCAGTAGCCGAGCAGGGGAGAGTGTTTCTGGCATATTCCACCCAGACCAGTTGCTGACTCCAGGTGGTGGCAACAAGACACCGGAGTGCCGTCTCCATATCTTGAttagctcgctccgactggccgttggactggggatgaaacccggaggacaggctggccgacttCCCGATAACGGTGTGGAACGCCTTCCAGAATCGGGATGAAAACTGAGGACCCTGATCTGAGACAATGTCGACTGGGAGTCCATGGATTCGggagacgtgctgcaccatgagctgggcagTCTCCTTGGTGGAAGGTAATTTAGgaagagggatgaaatgggcggCCTTGGAGAACCTGTCAACCACTGTCAGGATGGTGGTGTTGCCATCTGTCGGAGGAAGCCCAGTGACAAAATCCAGGGAAATATGGGACCAGCGGCAATGAGGAACAGGAAGTGGCTGAAGGAGACCAGATGGAGCTTGCCGCGGAGTCTTGCTTTGAGCACACACCATGCGTGCGGCGACGAAGGCCGAGACATCAGGagccatggtgggccaccagaagcgCTGTCGGAGGAAAGCCAGGGTACGACGAGCACCAGGATAACAGGTAAGCGTGGAGGagtgagcccattccaggacttGGGGCCGGACTGAATCAGGAATAAACATCCGATTAGCCGGTCCTTCCCCAGGGTCCGGCTGGGAACGTTGTGCTTTGCAAACCAGAGCCTCAATACCCCAGACAACCGCCAAACATGAAGCAGGGAGGATGGTCTCTGATTCCGAGGGTGTGGCAGCGGAACtgtacaggtgggaaagggcggCCGGCTTCAAGTTTTTAGACCCTGGGCTGTAGGAGATGGTGAAATTAAACCTAATGAATAACAGAACCCACCGGGCCTGCCTAGAGTTAAGGCGCTTGGCTGTGCGGAGATATTCCAAATTCTTGTGGTCGGTCCAAACCACAAATGGATGTTCCGCCCCTTCCAGACAATGCCTACACTCCTCCAGGGCCATCTTTACTGCTAGGAGTTCCCGGTTGCCAAAGTCATAGTTCCTCTCTGCCGAGTTGAGACAATGGGACatgaaggcacagggatgaagcttttGGTCCTGGACGGATCGCTGGGAAAGAACGGCCCCTACTCCCACGTCGGAAGCATCaacctccaccacaaactgacggGTCGGATccggatggatgaggatgggggcAGTGGTGAATTGTTGCTTCAAATCCACAAAAGCTTTGTTTGCTGCTGGTGACCTTGTGAAcggtaccttgggagaggtgagtgcagagaggggAGCCGCCAGGTTGCTGTAGCCCCGAATGAAACCACGGTAAAAAATTATCAAACCCCAGAAACTGCTGTAGCTGCACTCTGGACGTGggttggggccaatccaccaccgctctgaCTTTTTCCGGATCCATCTGACCATTCCCTTCAGAGATGATGTATCCCAGAAAAGTGATTGTGAAGCGGTGGAACTCGCACTTCTTCACTTTAACAAACAACTGGTTCTCCAGAAGG
The DNA window shown above is from Salvelinus alpinus chromosome 31, SLU_Salpinus.1, whole genome shotgun sequence and carries:
- the LOC139561077 gene encoding mitotic spindle assembly checkpoint protein MAD2A-like, with the translated sequence MTSTLKGITLKGSAELVAEFFSFGINSILYQRGIYPPETFSRVTQYDMSLQLTTDTKLKNYLTNVVSQLKEWLFDCTVQKLVLVITCLETNEVLERWQFDIECDKSAKEISAPREKSIKSIQDEIRSVIRQITATVTFLPLLETACAFDLLVYTDKDLEVPDKWEESGPQIIDQSEEVRLRSFTTSIHKVNSMVTYKRTDSA